From the Candidatus Saccharimonadaceae bacterium ML1 genome, one window contains:
- a CDS encoding DNA helicase gives MTTFHTRYNKLNAAQRKAVDTIDGPLLVVAGPGTGKTELLSMRVANILHKTDTLPENILCLTFTDSGATAMRARLASIIGPDAYKVAIQTFHSFGTETINHNSEYFYHGAAFKPADDLTMHAFMMQIFDELQHDNPLASKMNGEYTHLRDAMQVISELKQAGLTSGELLQIIDNNDETLNAVEANLASIFANRISKTTITLIAPIAKTAAELPLPKLPPAITPLANNLALSLAHAFDAAVESGKTTPITAWRNAWMEKDSTGAFVFKDRKRHAKLRAMAPVYNRYRELMQKAALYDYDDMILNVVQAIEQSPELKFNLQERYHYILVDEFQDTNLAQLRILFNLTDNPAGDAPNIMAVGDDDQAIYSFQGADVGNIHRFRERYPNYRHVVLTENYRSAQTILDDARAVITQANGRLETTMEINKQLTSHTAESKMVELHEHTTPADERAWIAKHIAEQIARGTRPSDIAVISRWHRDLVELLPYLHERGIAVNYERRDNVLDDERIAAIELLARTVTAIASGQHSEADSLLPELVSHPMYDFSPETIWKLSVNAYRNHTSWINTMLATPALAPFAAWLLERARAAAHESVEEFIDELIGVPNGKKRQFTSPLYEHYFSADILAKNPEAYLEALEALRTIRSKLRDYRGDHLTIADFVDFIDDYRQLDTPITSVRRRSDTIDDAINLMTAHKSKGLEFDTVYVINSIDAQWGERVRGRSRNISYPENITIAPNADTYDERLRLYFVAMTRAKRQLFLTYSRADLNSKDTLVAGFLTGVNLQPIVHRTPETVAQLTAQAQTAWHDRIIRKPTASMKALLAPMLEQYKLSATHLNNFIDVSRGGPQGFLMNNLLHFPQAKSADASFGTAIHAALQRAHTHLSATGERRPAEDVIGDFVRELHDQRLSIDEFNHYAKRGTDALSKFLHAEYDSFTPTQKAELSFASQGVTLGGARLTGSLDLVDINGNHIFVTDYKTGKPSTSWTGRGDYEKIKLHKYRQQLMFYQLLCQHSRDYASYEFDGAILQFVEPDSRGDIHSLDQAFSTEELAQFTTLIAAVWRCIITLELPNASSYSADYKGILQFEKDLIAGNEVGAQN, from the coding sequence ATGACGACTTTTCACACGCGCTACAATAAACTTAACGCCGCCCAGCGCAAGGCGGTTGATACGATCGACGGACCGCTGCTCGTAGTGGCGGGGCCAGGCACCGGCAAGACCGAGCTGCTGAGCATGCGCGTCGCAAACATTTTACATAAAACCGACACGCTGCCCGAAAACATTTTATGCCTCACGTTTACCGACAGCGGCGCGACAGCGATGCGGGCGCGCCTCGCAAGTATTATCGGGCCTGATGCCTACAAAGTAGCGATTCAAACATTCCACAGTTTTGGCACGGAAACGATCAATCACAACAGCGAATATTTTTACCATGGCGCAGCATTCAAACCAGCCGACGATTTAACGATGCACGCATTTATGATGCAAATTTTCGACGAGCTGCAGCACGACAATCCGCTCGCAAGCAAAATGAATGGCGAATACACGCATTTGCGCGACGCGATGCAAGTGATCAGCGAGCTGAAGCAGGCAGGCCTAACGAGCGGGGAGCTGCTGCAAATTATTGATAATAACGACGAGACGCTTAACGCAGTCGAAGCGAATTTAGCGTCAATTTTTGCAAACAGAATCAGCAAAACAACAATCACGCTCATCGCGCCCATCGCAAAAACAGCCGCCGAGCTGCCGCTGCCGAAATTACCGCCCGCAATTACGCCGCTTGCAAACAATCTGGCGCTTAGCCTGGCGCATGCCTTCGACGCTGCGGTTGAATCCGGCAAAACCACGCCAATCACTGCCTGGCGCAACGCCTGGATGGAGAAAGACTCAACCGGCGCATTTGTGTTTAAGGATCGTAAACGCCACGCTAAATTGCGCGCTATGGCGCCAGTATACAACCGCTACCGCGAGCTGATGCAAAAAGCAGCGTTATACGATTACGACGACATGATTCTAAATGTTGTGCAAGCAATTGAGCAATCGCCCGAACTCAAATTCAATCTGCAAGAACGCTATCATTATATTCTCGTCGACGAATTTCAGGACACGAATCTAGCACAATTGCGTATTCTGTTTAATCTCACCGATAACCCGGCAGGCGACGCGCCGAATATTATGGCGGTTGGCGACGACGACCAGGCAATTTACAGCTTTCAAGGTGCGGACGTTGGCAATATTCACCGGTTCCGCGAACGCTATCCAAATTACCGCCATGTCGTACTCACCGAAAACTACCGCTCAGCGCAAACGATCCTTGATGACGCACGCGCCGTTATCACGCAAGCAAACGGACGCTTAGAGACAACGATGGAGATTAACAAGCAATTGACGTCGCATACAGCAGAAAGCAAGATGGTTGAGTTGCACGAACATACTACGCCCGCAGACGAACGTGCCTGGATCGCAAAACATATCGCCGAACAGATTGCGCGTGGCACTCGCCCAAGCGACATCGCTGTAATTAGCCGATGGCACCGCGATTTGGTCGAGCTACTGCCATATCTCCATGAGCGCGGCATTGCGGTCAACTACGAACGGCGCGACAATGTGCTGGACGACGAACGCATCGCGGCAATTGAGCTGCTCGCGCGCACCGTCACTGCCATCGCCAGCGGGCAGCACAGCGAAGCCGACAGCTTACTGCCCGAACTTGTGTCGCATCCAATGTACGATTTCTCGCCTGAAACAATCTGGAAACTAAGCGTTAACGCCTACCGCAACCACACATCATGGATTAATACCATGCTTGCAACGCCTGCGCTTGCGCCATTTGCAGCATGGTTGCTGGAGCGGGCAAGGGCAGCCGCGCACGAATCGGTCGAAGAGTTTATCGACGAGCTCATCGGCGTACCAAATGGTAAAAAGCGGCAATTTACATCGCCGCTCTATGAACATTACTTCAGCGCAGACATACTCGCAAAAAATCCCGAAGCGTACCTTGAAGCGCTTGAAGCCCTGCGCACAATCCGCAGCAAACTGCGCGACTATCGCGGCGATCATCTCACCATCGCCGATTTTGTCGACTTCATTGACGACTACCGCCAGCTTGATACGCCGATCACTAGCGTCCGCCGCCGCAGCGATACAATTGACGACGCTATCAACCTGATGACCGCCCACAAGTCTAAAGGGCTTGAGTTCGACACTGTTTACGTCATTAATTCCATCGACGCGCAATGGGGCGAGCGCGTCCGCGGGCGCAGCCGCAACATCAGCTACCCGGAAAATATCACCATTGCGCCGAACGCCGACACCTACGATGAGCGCCTGCGCCTCTATTTCGTTGCTATGACGCGCGCGAAACGCCAACTGTTTTTAACGTACTCGCGCGCCGATCTAAACAGCAAAGATACGCTCGTCGCCGGTTTCCTGACTGGCGTGAATTTGCAGCCAATCGTACACCGCACGCCAGAAACAGTCGCGCAGTTAACCGCACAAGCGCAAACCGCGTGGCATGACCGCATTATCCGTAAGCCGACCGCTAGCATGAAAGCATTGCTCGCGCCAATGTTGGAACAGTACAAGCTTTCTGCTACGCACCTCAACAATTTCATCGACGTTTCGCGCGGCGGACCGCAAGGATTCCTGATGAATAATTTACTGCACTTTCCACAAGCGAAAAGCGCGGACGCCAGTTTCGGTACTGCTATTCACGCCGCATTGCAGCGCGCCCACACTCACTTGAGCGCCACCGGCGAACGTCGCCCGGCCGAAGACGTCATCGGTGATTTTGTCCGCGAACTGCACGACCAGCGCCTCAGTATAGACGAGTTCAACCACTACGCTAAGCGCGGCACCGATGCGCTTAGTAAATTCTTGCACGCCGAATACGACAGCTTCACGCCTACGCAAAAAGCTGAGCTTAGCTTCGCATCGCAAGGGGTCACGCTGGGCGGCGCCCGCTTGACCGGCTCGCTTGACCTCGTCGATATCAACGGCAACCATATCTTCGTGACAGACTACAAAACCGGCAAGCCAAGCACAAGCTGGACAGGGCGGGGCGATTACGAAAAAATCAAGCTGCACAAATACCGCCAACAGCTTATGTTTTACCAATTGCTCTGCCAGCACTCGCGCGATTACGCCAGCTATGAGTTTGACGGCGCGATCCTGCAGTTCGTTGAGCCGGATTCGCGTGGCGATATTCACAGCCTTGACCAAGCATTCAGCACTGAAGAGCTCGCACAATTCACTACGCTCATCGCCGCAGTCTGGCGCTGTATCATCACGCTTGAACTACCGAACGCGAGCAGTTACTCTGCCGACTATAAGGGTATATTGCAATTTGAGAAAGATTTGATTGCAGGAAACGAAGTAGGTGCACAGAACTAG
- a CDS encoding HAD family hydrolase → MRDYAEIIKRNVLSPVVLAVFVLAGALLYVREYRDAWFMSVVISINTVIGVVQEIRAKRVLKKLELMNAPVARVERKGKIVEISYDKLRLGDILHIRAGDELPADGDVTRSHGLELDESMLTGESAAVEKSAHDRVYAATVVTAGDGVVAVRALGADTRAGAISAVLKRYTPALTPLQRAIQTAITFLTYGAIVLSLLIFVSYYFSGFDSIQILKTITVASVTVIPEGLLLASSLLLAFGSLHLAQAKVLPQKLSAIEAMALLGVLCVDKTGTLTSDEVTLESCESFDARTDVARLAALVARETGGGNITAAAILAAANPPLDANITGVLAFSSARKLAGVRAVISGKTRTFVMGAPEFVAKLAPLNDVQSKQIDSWVSRGMRVLLLAGFSDAKTPLKNLACGSGRPLGIVILRNSLRDGVQDTVRFLQGHGVSIRVISGDNPRTVQYIARAAGIHNPEKSITGAELAKLSDEAFMRAADEHTIFARVLPEQKERLIAHFRNQGKFTGMVGDGVNDALALKQADLGVAMRAGAPASRRVADLILLNNSFTSLPAGMQLGNRIIQAIEIIAILFFHKIIYGVVLLFSTIMLGVVYPYAPRHVTFLNIFLVTMPTIMWTLFPPSPEHRVDPRGFWRDTLRAVAPIAILTGLTIAAVYWIMLKTPGVQPPQAATMTVLIATFFGVYLVFLAGIMLGVTLDNRAKLARALYLAAVAVVAIAGFAIVPLRRFFDFTAPNVALLWPGAAIVAAVAVVQYIIAGRAGLRIERGMDGVSRTSDTTSNPDLKKK, encoded by the coding sequence ATGCGTGATTACGCAGAAATCATAAAGCGGAATGTGCTTTCGCCCGTCGTACTGGCGGTTTTTGTATTGGCGGGCGCGTTGCTCTACGTGCGCGAGTATCGCGATGCATGGTTTATGTCGGTGGTGATTTCTATTAACACGGTAATTGGTGTCGTGCAGGAAATCCGCGCCAAACGCGTACTGAAAAAGCTGGAACTAATGAATGCGCCGGTTGCGCGCGTGGAGCGTAAGGGCAAAATCGTTGAGATCTCGTATGATAAATTGCGGCTCGGCGACATACTACACATTCGTGCGGGCGATGAACTGCCGGCAGACGGCGACGTAACACGGTCGCACGGGCTAGAACTAGATGAGAGCATGCTGACCGGTGAATCGGCGGCCGTTGAGAAATCAGCGCATGACCGCGTATACGCTGCAACTGTTGTGACGGCGGGCGACGGCGTGGTCGCTGTGCGGGCGCTTGGGGCAGATACGCGCGCTGGTGCGATTAGCGCGGTGCTGAAGCGCTACACGCCGGCGCTTACGCCGCTGCAGCGCGCGATCCAGACGGCGATTACTTTTTTGACATACGGTGCAATTGTACTATCGCTGCTAATTTTCGTGAGCTATTATTTTTCTGGATTTGATTCGATACAGATTTTGAAAACAATTACCGTTGCGTCGGTGACAGTGATCCCTGAGGGTCTATTGCTCGCAAGTTCCCTGCTGCTAGCGTTTGGGTCGCTGCATTTGGCGCAGGCAAAAGTGCTGCCGCAAAAGTTATCGGCGATTGAGGCGATGGCGCTCCTTGGCGTGCTCTGCGTAGATAAAACTGGTACGCTAACGAGCGATGAAGTAACGCTAGAATCGTGCGAATCGTTTGACGCGCGCACTGATGTTGCTCGCCTAGCAGCACTGGTGGCGCGTGAAACAGGCGGCGGTAATATTACGGCGGCAGCAATTCTGGCGGCGGCTAATCCGCCGCTTGATGCGAATATTACCGGCGTACTCGCCTTCTCGTCGGCGCGCAAACTAGCAGGTGTCCGCGCGGTAATAAGCGGCAAGACGCGTACGTTCGTTATGGGGGCGCCGGAATTTGTAGCGAAACTTGCGCCATTGAACGATGTGCAGTCTAAACAAATTGACTCGTGGGTGTCGCGCGGTATGCGCGTGCTACTGCTTGCTGGGTTCTCTGACGCAAAAACGCCGCTTAAAAACCTTGCGTGCGGTTCGGGCAGACCGCTTGGAATCGTTATACTGCGCAATAGCTTACGCGATGGCGTACAGGATACGGTGCGTTTTTTGCAAGGGCATGGCGTGTCGATCCGTGTGATCAGCGGTGATAATCCGCGCACAGTGCAGTATATTGCGCGGGCAGCGGGCATTCATAACCCCGAAAAGTCAATTACGGGCGCCGAGCTGGCAAAATTAAGCGACGAAGCCTTTATGCGTGCTGCCGACGAGCACACGATCTTTGCGCGTGTCTTACCGGAGCAGAAAGAGCGCCTGATTGCCCATTTTCGCAATCAAGGTAAATTCACTGGTATGGTTGGCGATGGCGTGAATGATGCGCTTGCGCTTAAGCAAGCCGATCTTGGCGTCGCTATGCGTGCTGGTGCGCCTGCTAGCCGCCGCGTTGCCGACCTGATTTTACTGAACAACTCGTTCACGTCGCTGCCGGCTGGTATGCAGCTCGGCAATCGGATTATTCAGGCGATTGAAATTATCGCGATTCTTTTCTTCCATAAGATTATCTACGGCGTTGTGCTATTATTTTCGACGATTATGCTTGGCGTTGTCTATCCATATGCGCCGCGCCACGTGACGTTTTTGAATATCTTTCTCGTGACGATGCCGACAATTATGTGGACGCTGTTTCCGCCTTCGCCCGAGCACCGTGTGGATCCGCGTGGTTTTTGGCGCGATACGCTGCGGGCGGTTGCGCCGATCGCGATCCTCACAGGCTTGACGATTGCAGCTGTATATTGGATTATGTTGAAAACGCCTGGCGTCCAGCCGCCGCAGGCCGCCACGATGACGGTGCTCATCGCGACGTTTTTTGGCGTGTATCTCGTGTTTTTGGCGGGAATTATGCTCGGTGTTACGCTTGATAATCGCGCAAAGTTGGCGCGAGCGCTGTACCTGGCGGCAGTTGCGGTGGTGGCAATTGCCGGTTTCGCAATTGTTCCGCTGCGCCGCTTTTTTGACTTCACTGCGCCAAATGTGGCGTTACTGTGGCCTGGCGCGGCGATTGTAGCGGCTGTAGCGGTTGTGCAGTATATCATCGCTGGGCGCGCCGGCTTGAGGATTGAGCGCGGTATGGACGGGGTATCGCGCACGTCAGATACTACATCCAATCCAGATCTCAAAAAGAAATAA
- a CDS encoding tRNA-dihydrouridine synthase yields the protein MAKMKSFWNNLPQPFFALAPMEAVTDVVFRHVVQRAGAPDIFFTEFANATGWVHAGDKAIAGRLLKTDDEHPLVAQIWGGEPGDMEQFAAHCARLGFDGIDINMGCPAKSAIKSGGAALIRRPDVAIAAIHAAKTAGLPVSVKTRLGYTYVDEWREWLRTLLEQDIANLTIHLRTKKEMSKAPAHYELIGDIVMLRDTVAPHTLLTINGDIRDREHGLALAAAHPGVNGIMIGRGVFANPFCFAAGDTGYLHSQNNLEQNKAISIDDDSVTARYTELFDLLNYHLDLFDRYQPQTGRPFETLKRFFKIYVKGFDGAKELRDQLMHAASTDEVRRIIM from the coding sequence ATGGCAAAGATGAAATCATTTTGGAATAACCTGCCGCAACCGTTTTTTGCGCTCGCACCGATGGAAGCAGTGACGGACGTTGTGTTTCGTCATGTCGTGCAGCGGGCAGGCGCGCCAGACATATTTTTCACCGAGTTTGCCAATGCAACAGGCTGGGTGCACGCCGGCGATAAAGCGATTGCCGGACGACTGCTCAAAACCGACGACGAGCACCCGCTAGTGGCACAAATCTGGGGTGGTGAGCCAGGCGATATGGAGCAATTCGCGGCACATTGCGCGCGGCTTGGCTTTGACGGTATTGACATTAACATGGGCTGCCCGGCGAAGAGCGCCATAAAATCCGGCGGAGCAGCGCTGATTCGCCGCCCAGACGTCGCGATTGCTGCTATTCACGCCGCTAAGACCGCCGGATTGCCCGTCAGCGTCAAAACGCGACTCGGCTATACGTATGTTGACGAATGGCGCGAGTGGCTACGAACACTACTAGAGCAAGACATTGCTAATTTAACCATTCACCTGCGAACGAAAAAGGAAATGAGCAAAGCGCCGGCGCATTATGAACTGATTGGCGATATCGTCATGCTGCGCGACACAGTAGCGCCGCATACGCTGCTAACGATTAACGGCGACATACGCGACCGAGAGCATGGATTAGCGCTCGCAGCCGCGCACCCTGGCGTCAACGGTATTATGATCGGACGGGGCGTGTTTGCGAACCCGTTTTGTTTCGCCGCAGGCGACACCGGATATCTACACTCTCAGAACAATCTGGAGCAGAACAAAGCTATTTCAATAGATGACGATAGCGTAACAGCTCGATACACAGAATTATTTGACCTTCTCAACTACCACCTTGACCTCTTTGATCGCTACCAGCCGCAAACCGGACGCCCGTTCGAAACACTCAAACGCTTCTTCAAAATCTACGTTAAAGGCTTCGACGGCGCAAAAGAACTGCGCGACCAACTGATGCACGCAGCGTCAACCGATGAGGTGCGCAGGATTATCATGTAG